One genomic segment of Pedobacter endophyticus includes these proteins:
- the thrS gene encoding threonine--tRNA ligase, translated as MINITLPDGSVRQYEKGTSAHQIALSISEGLARNVLAAEVNGEVWDSTRPIESDSSVKLLTWNDAAGKSTFWHSSAHLMAEALEALYPGTKFGIGPAIETGFYYDVDFGEKEFSSDDFKAIETKMIELAKQKETFTRESVSKADAIKYFTEKGDEYKLDLIDGLEDGKITFYTQGQFTDLCRGPHIPNTGFVKAVKLMNVAGAYWRGDETKKQLTRIYGVTFPKASELTEYLVMIEEAKKRDHRKLGKELELFAFSEKVGMGLPLWLPKGTALRERLVNFLTKAQAKAGYEQVVTPHIGHKNLYVTSGHWEKYGKDSFQPIKTPQEGEEFFLKPMNCPHHCEIYKTKPRSYKDLPVRFAEFGTVYRYEQSGELHGLTRVRGFTQDDAHLFCMPEQVKDEFKKVIDLVLYVFKSLGFENYTAQVSLRDPENKAKYIGSDENWRLSETAIIEAAAEKRLNTVVEYGEAAFYGPKLDFMVKDALGRKWQLGTIQVDYNLPERFELEYTGSDNQKHRPVMIHRAPFGSLERFIAVLIEHCAGNFPLWLSPEQFIILPISEKYEEYAKKVLDELNNSDIRGLIDFRDEKIGRKIRDAEVKKIPYMLIIGDKEMAEGKVSVRKHGEGDLGEMTLTEFNDLLRKEITV; from the coding sequence ATGATTAACATTACTTTACCTGACGGTTCTGTCCGTCAGTACGAAAAGGGCACTTCTGCCCATCAAATTGCACTGTCAATTTCTGAGGGCCTGGCCCGTAACGTTTTAGCTGCCGAGGTTAATGGCGAAGTTTGGGATTCAACCCGCCCAATTGAGTCAGATTCATCAGTAAAACTGCTAACCTGGAATGATGCCGCCGGAAAATCAACCTTTTGGCATTCATCGGCCCACTTAATGGCCGAGGCTTTAGAAGCTCTCTATCCAGGTACCAAATTTGGTATCGGTCCGGCAATTGAAACCGGTTTCTATTACGATGTAGATTTCGGCGAGAAAGAATTTTCGTCGGATGATTTCAAGGCTATCGAAACCAAAATGATCGAGTTGGCCAAGCAAAAAGAAACTTTCACTCGCGAAAGTGTAAGCAAGGCCGATGCAATTAAGTACTTTACCGAGAAAGGTGACGAATACAAATTAGATTTGATTGATGGTCTGGAAGATGGAAAGATTACTTTCTACACCCAAGGTCAATTTACCGATTTATGTCGTGGCCCGCACATTCCAAATACGGGTTTTGTTAAAGCTGTTAAACTGATGAATGTAGCCGGTGCTTACTGGCGTGGCGATGAAACCAAGAAACAGTTAACCCGTATTTACGGCGTAACTTTCCCTAAGGCCAGCGAGCTTACCGAATATTTGGTGATGATTGAGGAAGCAAAAAAACGCGATCACCGTAAATTAGGAAAAGAGCTTGAGTTGTTCGCTTTCTCAGAAAAAGTGGGCATGGGCTTACCATTATGGTTACCAAAAGGAACTGCCTTGCGTGAGCGTTTGGTTAATTTTTTAACCAAGGCACAGGCAAAAGCAGGCTACGAGCAGGTTGTTACACCACACATTGGCCACAAGAACTTATATGTAACCTCGGGCCACTGGGAAAAATACGGTAAAGATTCGTTTCAGCCAATAAAAACCCCGCAAGAAGGAGAGGAGTTCTTCTTAAAACCAATGAACTGCCCGCACCATTGCGAAATCTATAAAACCAAACCACGTTCGTACAAAGATCTTCCCGTTCGGTTTGCAGAATTTGGAACCGTTTATCGTTACGAGCAGAGCGGCGAGTTGCATGGGTTAACCCGTGTACGTGGCTTTACACAAGATGATGCACACTTGTTTTGTATGCCAGAACAGGTAAAAGACGAGTTTAAAAAGGTAATCGATTTGGTGCTTTATGTATTTAAATCGTTGGGTTTTGAGAATTATACTGCACAAGTTTCGCTGAGAGATCCGGAGAATAAAGCAAAATACATTGGCTCTGACGAAAATTGGAGACTGTCTGAAACTGCAATTATCGAAGCAGCGGCCGAAAAACGTTTGAACACCGTTGTAGAATATGGTGAGGCGGCTTTTTATGGCCCTAAGCTTGATTTTATGGTTAAAGATGCTTTGGGTAGAAAATGGCAACTTGGTACCATTCAGGTTGATTATAACCTGCCCGAGCGCTTCGAACTCGAATATACAGGTAGCGATAACCAGAAGCACAGGCCGGTAATGATTCACCGTGCGCCATTTGGCTCGTTAGAAAGATTTATTGCTGTTTTGATCGAACATTGCGCCGGAAACTTCCCACTGTGGTTAAGCCCTGAGCAATTTATCATTCTTCCTATCTCAGAAAAATATGAAGAATATGCAAAAAAAGTTTTAGATGAATTAAATAATTCCGATATTCGCGGGCTGATTGACTTTCGAGATGAGAAAATCGGACGTAAAATCCGGGATGCCGAAGTTAAAAAGATCCCATACATGCTCATTATCGGCGATAAGGAGATGGCTGAAGGAAAAGTTTCAGTTCGTAAACATGGTGAGGGCGATTTAGGCGAGATGACGTTGACAGAATTCAACGATTTATTGAGAAAAGAAATAACAGTTTAA
- a CDS encoding MFS transporter, with translation MIEKDNKKTIRSWAFFDWANSAYNLVITSTIFPVYYVAITTTKQHGDEVTFFGKTFINTVLSNYALAFAYLVMVVLLPVLSSYADARGKKKFFMQLFTYVGSIACMALFFFKLETLELGIVCFVLAAMGYVGGVMFNNAYLPIIASTENQDKVSAQGFSYGYVGSVILQLICFVFVLKPDLFGITDPSLPAQISFLLVGIWWFAFAQIPFRALPNDVPNAASVGKSIIKSSFGEFIKVWHQLRQMRFLKTYLLAFFFYSMGVQTIMLAAAGFGAKVLKLESGSLIAVILIIQLVAILGAWLMSLLARKMGNINVLIIVVLVWIGCCIYGYSIVNETQFYALAAIVGLIMGGIQSLSRSTYSKHIPENTTDTASFFSFYDATEKLAIVIGLFSFAFIEGLTHNMRQSIIALASFFIVGLIFLLLLRKIERKTSSKL, from the coding sequence ATGATAGAAAAAGACAATAAGAAAACCATCCGCTCATGGGCTTTCTTCGATTGGGCAAACTCGGCCTATAATTTAGTGATCACCTCAACAATTTTTCCCGTTTATTACGTTGCTATCACCACCACAAAACAACATGGCGATGAAGTAACGTTTTTCGGCAAAACATTTATCAACACCGTATTATCTAACTATGCGCTTGCCTTTGCCTACCTGGTAATGGTGGTTCTATTGCCCGTATTATCATCTTATGCCGATGCCCGTGGCAAAAAGAAATTCTTTATGCAACTGTTCACCTACGTTGGTTCTATCGCGTGTATGGCATTGTTTTTCTTTAAGCTCGAAACGCTGGAGCTTGGGATTGTTTGCTTTGTACTCGCTGCAATGGGATATGTAGGAGGGGTGATGTTCAACAACGCTTATTTACCGATAATCGCTTCAACAGAAAATCAGGATAAGGTTAGCGCACAAGGTTTTTCTTATGGCTATGTAGGCAGCGTAATTCTGCAACTGATATGCTTTGTGTTTGTTTTGAAGCCCGATTTGTTTGGTATAACCGACCCATCGCTTCCGGCCCAAATTTCTTTTTTATTGGTAGGTATCTGGTGGTTCGCGTTTGCGCAAATTCCTTTTAGGGCATTACCCAACGATGTGCCAAATGCCGCGTCGGTAGGCAAAAGCATAATAAAGAGTAGCTTTGGCGAATTTATAAAAGTATGGCATCAATTGAGGCAAATGCGGTTTCTAAAAACCTATTTGCTCGCCTTTTTCTTTTATTCGATGGGTGTGCAGACTATCATGCTTGCGGCGGCAGGTTTTGGTGCGAAGGTTTTGAAATTAGAATCCGGCAGCTTAATAGCGGTTATTCTAATCATCCAACTCGTTGCAATTTTAGGTGCATGGCTGATGTCGCTTTTAGCCAGAAAGATGGGCAACATCAACGTGTTAATTATTGTGGTGCTCGTGTGGATCGGTTGCTGCATTTACGGTTATTCCATTGTTAACGAAACTCAGTTTTATGCCCTCGCCGCAATAGTTGGCTTAATTATGGGTGGGATTCAGTCCTTGTCGCGATCAACCTATTCAAAACACATTCCAGAAAATACAACCGATACCGCTTCTTTTTTCAGTTTTTACGATGCGACCGAAAAATTGGCCATTGTAATCGGGCTGTTTAGTTTCGCATTTATCGAGGGGCTTACCCATAACATGCGGCAGTCGATTATCGCTTTGGCATCATTTTTTATAGTGGGATTAATCTTTTTGTTACTTCTTCGAAAAATTGAGCGCAAAACATCATCAAAATTGTAA
- the rpmI gene encoding 50S ribosomal protein L35: MPKMKTNSSAKKRFSLTGTGKIKRNKAYKSHILTKMSTKRKRALGNAGIVTDADSGNVKRMLCIGK, translated from the coding sequence ATGCCAAAAATGAAAACCAATTCCAGTGCTAAAAAGCGTTTTTCGCTTACTGGAACAGGTAAAATCAAAAGAAACAAAGCATACAAAAGTCACATCTTAACTAAGATGAGTACTAAACGTAAACGTGCGCTTGGAAATGCAGGAATTGTAACAGATGCAGATTCAGGTAACGTTAAACGTATGCTTTGTATCGGAAAGTAA
- a CDS encoding acyltransferase family protein, which produces MIAEPNKAQLLITKPHFTLLDGLRGLAAVVVVIYHFMEIAITDYSKNFIAHGFLAVDFFFCLSGFVIAYAYDTRAENIGITQFFKLRLIRLHPLVLIGSILGLLTFLLDPFSDFYSVYGLGKTALLFLTSAFLIPYPIMPERYTNLFCLNAPAWSLFWEYIANIFYILIFFRLGKKMLFALVLVGAALICYVAIHSTNLSGGWGGQNFWDGGVRVLYSFAAGMLVYRANWIIKNKLGFAGISILLLVAFLIPYSDQYNWIIEPIIVLFYFPLLVAMGAGTNLSPSLTKLCNLSGEISYPLYMTHYPFVWVFLTYVAVVKPSMSTLWVVIPVSVILLVLLAYLIMKFVDLPLRKYLRHKFIKV; this is translated from the coding sequence GTGATTGCAGAACCGAATAAAGCCCAACTTCTAATTACCAAACCACACTTTACACTATTAGATGGCTTACGGGGCTTAGCAGCTGTTGTAGTGGTGATATACCATTTCATGGAAATTGCTATTACCGATTACAGCAAAAACTTTATTGCACACGGCTTTCTTGCCGTCGATTTTTTCTTCTGTCTTTCCGGCTTTGTAATTGCCTACGCTTACGATACCCGGGCCGAGAATATAGGCATTACTCAATTCTTCAAGTTAAGGTTAATCCGCCTCCATCCGCTGGTGCTTATCGGCTCAATATTGGGCCTGCTTACCTTCTTGCTCGACCCCTTTAGCGATTTTTATTCAGTTTATGGCCTTGGCAAAACGGCGCTTTTATTCCTCACATCGGCATTTTTGATTCCCTACCCAATCATGCCCGAGCGTTACACCAATTTGTTTTGCCTCAATGCGCCCGCGTGGTCGTTGTTTTGGGAATACATCGCGAACATTTTCTATATACTTATATTTTTCCGGCTGGGTAAGAAAATGCTGTTTGCGCTGGTTCTGGTAGGCGCAGCTTTAATTTGCTACGTGGCCATCCACTCCACCAATTTATCCGGGGGCTGGGGCGGACAAAATTTTTGGGATGGTGGCGTAAGGGTTCTATACTCCTTCGCCGCGGGCATGTTGGTTTATCGTGCCAACTGGATTATAAAAAACAAGCTCGGCTTTGCTGGCATTTCAATCTTGCTCCTTGTGGCCTTTTTAATTCCCTATTCCGATCAATACAACTGGATTATAGAGCCGATAATTGTGTTATTTTATTTTCCTTTGTTGGTTGCTATGGGTGCTGGCACAAACTTAAGTCCATCTTTAACAAAGCTTTGTAACTTATCAGGAGAGATTTCTTATCCCTTATACATGACGCATTACCCGTTTGTATGGGTGTTTTTGACCTATGTTGCGGTTGTTAAGCCGTCAATGTCGACATTGTGGGTGGTTATTCCCGTTTCAGTAATCCTGCTTGTGCTGTTGGCGTATTTGATTATGAAATTTGTAGATTTGCCGCTGCGGAAGTATTTGAGACACAAATTCATTAAGGTTTAG
- the infC gene encoding translation initiation factor IF-3, whose amino-acid sequence MALGRPGFNRGPRPPFKKKEAEHNINQYIKSPEVRLAGDNVEPGIYPLAKALALADELELDLVEISPNAVPPVCRIIDYSKFVYEQKKKQKEIKANAKQTVIKEIRFGPNTNDHDFQFKLKHAISFLENGEKVRAYVHFKGRAIVYKEQGEILLLKFAQALEDVGKVELLPKLEGKRMFLTVAPKVVKK is encoded by the coding sequence TTGGCATTAGGAAGACCAGGATTTAACAGGGGGCCACGTCCACCTTTTAAGAAAAAAGAAGCAGAACATAACATTAATCAGTACATTAAATCGCCTGAAGTGCGTTTGGCTGGCGATAATGTTGAACCGGGGATTTATCCTTTGGCAAAAGCTTTGGCACTTGCTGATGAACTGGAGTTGGATTTAGTCGAGATCTCTCCAAATGCCGTACCGCCGGTTTGTAGAATTATCGATTACAGCAAGTTCGTTTACGAACAAAAGAAAAAGCAAAAGGAAATTAAGGCCAATGCTAAGCAAACTGTAATCAAAGAGATTCGTTTCGGTCCTAATACCAACGACCACGATTTTCAATTTAAACTGAAGCATGCCATAAGCTTTTTAGAAAACGGCGAGAAAGTTAGGGCTTATGTGCATTTTAAAGGTAGGGCAATTGTGTACAAAGAACAAGGCGAGATTTTATTATTAAAATTCGCTCAGGCTTTGGAAGATGTAGGAAAAGTAGAATTATTACCTAAGTTAGAAGGTAAGCGGATGTTCCTCACAGTTGCACCTAAAGTAGTAAAAAAATAA
- a CDS encoding YegP family protein, which yields MGKFVISKRTNGDFQFNLLAGNGQVILTSQGYTTRTNCDNGVESVRKNSQNDARFDRKVSTNDKSYFNLIATNGQIIGTSQMYESVASRDNGIESVKKNAPDATIDDQA from the coding sequence ATGGGAAAATTTGTAATCTCAAAAAGAACAAACGGCGATTTTCAGTTTAACTTATTAGCAGGAAATGGGCAGGTAATTTTAACTAGCCAAGGTTATACCACAAGGACCAACTGTGATAATGGTGTAGAATCAGTTCGAAAAAATTCGCAGAATGATGCTCGGTTTGACAGAAAAGTATCGACCAATGATAAGTCATATTTCAATTTAATAGCTACCAACGGACAGATTATTGGTACGAGCCAAATGTATGAAAGTGTGGCCTCAAGAGACAATGGGATTGAATCTGTTAAGAAAAATGCTCCCGATGCTACTATCGATGATCAAGCCTAA
- a CDS encoding (Fe-S)-binding protein, translated as MKVELFVPCFVDQLYPETAFNTMRLLEKSGCKVSYNSKQTCCGQPAYNAGYWDEAKEVGTKFLNDFNENTYVVAPSASCVGMIKGGYNDLFTNTMVHNKCRNLQSNIWELSDFLVKVAKKDYFGAELEGKAVYHDSCSALRECKIKDEPRQLLSKVHGLEMLEMKDTDMCCGFGGTFAVKFDAISSAMAEQKVNHALEQKADYIISTDLSCLLHLQGYIDKNSLPIKTMHIADVLCNGWLESTEY; from the coding sequence ATGAAAGTCGAGCTATTTGTCCCTTGTTTTGTAGATCAGTTGTATCCCGAAACCGCCTTTAATACCATGCGTTTATTGGAAAAATCGGGATGTAAGGTATCATACAATTCAAAACAAACCTGCTGCGGGCAGCCGGCCTACAACGCCGGGTATTGGGATGAGGCTAAAGAGGTTGGTACAAAGTTTCTGAACGATTTTAACGAAAACACTTATGTTGTTGCGCCATCGGCTTCGTGTGTTGGCATGATAAAAGGTGGCTATAACGATCTTTTCACCAATACAATGGTGCACAATAAGTGCCGCAACCTGCAATCGAACATTTGGGAGCTCTCCGATTTTTTGGTAAAAGTTGCAAAAAAAGACTATTTCGGTGCCGAGTTAGAAGGTAAGGCAGTGTACCACGATTCGTGCAGCGCACTTCGCGAATGTAAAATAAAGGACGAACCCCGTCAGCTGCTTTCAAAGGTACACGGTTTGGAAATGCTCGAAATGAAAGACACCGATATGTGCTGCGGCTTCGGCGGAACTTTTGCGGTTAAATTCGATGCCATTTCCTCAGCTATGGCCGAGCAGAAAGTGAATCATGCGCTAGAGCAAAAAGCCGATTATATTATTTCAACAGATTTATCCTGTCTGCTGCATCTTCAGGGCTACATCGATAAAAATAGCCTCCCTATAAAAACGATGCATATCGCCGATGTTTTGTGCAACGGATGGTTAGAAAGCACGGAGTATTAA
- the rplT gene encoding 50S ribosomal protein L20: protein MPRSVNAVASRRRRKKVLNMAKGYWGARSKVFTVAKNTVEKGLQYAYRDRKVKKREFRGLWIQRINAGARQHGISYSQLIGKLASKEIGLNRKVLADLAMNHPEAFKAVIDAVK from the coding sequence ATGCCACGTTCGGTAAACGCAGTAGCTTCGAGAAGAAGACGGAAAAAAGTCCTTAATATGGCCAAAGGCTATTGGGGCGCAAGAAGTAAAGTTTTTACAGTTGCTAAAAACACAGTAGAAAAAGGTTTGCAATATGCATACCGCGACCGTAAAGTTAAGAAAAGAGAATTCCGCGGATTATGGATCCAACGTATTAATGCAGGTGCTCGTCAGCACGGTATTTCTTACTCTCAATTAATCGGTAAACTTGCTTCAAAAGAAATCGGTTTAAACCGTAAAGTATTGGCTGATTTAGCAATGAATCACCCAGAAGCTTTCAAAGCTGTAATTGATGCAGTAAAATAG
- the rpsO gene encoding 30S ribosomal protein S15, which produces MYLSSEKKAEIFKKHGEVETNTGSAEGQVALFTYRIAHLTEHLKKNRKDFSTQLSLQKLVGKRRGILAYLYKKDIERYRAIIKALELRDIIKQK; this is translated from the coding sequence ATGTATTTAAGTTCAGAAAAGAAAGCCGAAATCTTCAAAAAACACGGCGAAGTAGAAACCAACACGGGTTCTGCAGAAGGTCAAGTAGCGTTGTTTACATACCGTATTGCGCACTTAACAGAACACTTAAAGAAAAATCGTAAAGATTTCTCTACTCAGTTGTCACTTCAAAAATTGGTAGGTAAACGCCGCGGTATTTTGGCTTATCTATACAAAAAAGATATTGAGCGCTATCGTGCTATCATCAAAGCTTTAGAGCTTCGTGATATCATTAAACAAAAATAA
- a CDS encoding RecQ family ATP-dependent DNA helicase has protein sequence MTAIEILQKYWGHPAFRPLQQEIITSVLEKKDTLALLPTGGGKSICFQVPALVNEGICIVVSPLIALMKDQVENLKSRGIEAVAIYAGMGKREIDILLDNCIYGKIKFLYLSPERLLSDLVRVRISYMNVNLIAVDEAHCISQWGYDFRPPYLQIAKLREILPDVPVLALTATATSFVRQDIMEKLEMKEPQVFVKSFARDNLSYVVFGQEDKYKKLIDICKNVGGTGLVYVRNRRETAEVSNFINRNHIKADFYHAGLERAVRFQKQEDWKLNKTRIIVATNAFGMGIDKADVRFVVHLDLPESLEAYYQEAGRAGRDEKRSYAVLLANQSDVMGLEARYIDTFPSADEIKKVYHYLGNYFQLAFGAGEGITFTFDIADFCKRFNISVLKTISALKFLEHDGYIALSESVFLPSRLMFIVGHEDVYRFQIENRAYDGVIKTILRSYGGAFDGFVKINEADLAKKLKVSFNDIVALLNKLQSIEMLTYIQQTDQPQLQYIRPRVDMDHFDLDVKYLALRKEIMLKQINAVVAYTTSNKCRSVQLLNYFDEHHAAKCGVCDVCLAEKRAENEVQINDEIEFEIVSLLQHQPLSLDELVQSIKHGAENERIEAIRELLDAGKIKTDGKKYYL, from the coding sequence ATGACAGCAATAGAGATTTTACAAAAGTACTGGGGGCACCCGGCTTTCAGGCCGCTACAACAAGAGATTATCACTTCGGTTTTAGAAAAGAAAGATACGCTTGCACTGTTGCCAACGGGCGGTGGCAAGTCGATTTGCTTCCAGGTTCCCGCTTTAGTGAATGAAGGCATTTGTATTGTGGTTTCGCCGCTCATTGCCTTAATGAAAGATCAGGTGGAGAACCTAAAATCGAGGGGAATTGAAGCCGTTGCAATCTATGCCGGAATGGGCAAGCGAGAGATCGACATTTTGCTCGATAACTGCATTTATGGCAAAATCAAGTTCCTTTACCTTTCTCCTGAGCGCTTGCTGTCTGATTTGGTTCGGGTTAGAATTTCTTACATGAACGTAAACCTCATCGCTGTTGATGAGGCGCATTGTATTTCGCAATGGGGTTACGATTTCCGTCCGCCGTATCTGCAGATTGCCAAATTAAGGGAGATTCTTCCCGATGTGCCCGTGTTGGCCCTTACAGCAACGGCAACCTCCTTTGTGCGTCAGGATATTATGGAGAAGCTGGAAATGAAAGAGCCGCAGGTTTTTGTTAAAAGCTTTGCCCGAGATAACCTGAGTTATGTGGTATTTGGGCAGGAAGATAAGTATAAAAAACTAATCGATATCTGCAAAAATGTGGGTGGAACCGGTTTAGTGTACGTTCGGAATAGGCGAGAAACGGCAGAGGTTTCGAACTTTATTAATCGCAATCACATCAAAGCCGATTTTTACCACGCCGGCCTTGAGCGTGCGGTTCGATTTCAGAAACAGGAAGACTGGAAATTGAACAAAACACGCATTATCGTCGCTACCAATGCCTTCGGAATGGGGATTGATAAGGCAGACGTTCGTTTTGTGGTGCATTTAGATCTTCCTGAAAGTTTAGAAGCCTATTATCAGGAAGCGGGGAGGGCCGGAAGAGACGAAAAGCGGAGCTATGCCGTTTTACTGGCCAATCAATCGGACGTGATGGGGCTCGAAGCGCGGTACATCGATACTTTTCCTTCGGCAGATGAGATTAAAAAAGTTTATCATTATTTGGGAAATTACTTTCAACTGGCCTTTGGGGCAGGCGAGGGCATCACCTTTACATTCGATATAGCTGACTTTTGTAAGCGATTTAACATTAGCGTTTTAAAAACGATTTCGGCGTTAAAGTTTTTGGAGCACGACGGATACATTGCCCTATCGGAAAGCGTTTTTCTTCCATCGCGGTTAATGTTTATCGTTGGTCACGAAGACGTTTATCGGTTTCAGATCGAGAACAGGGCTTACGATGGCGTAATTAAAACGATTCTCCGGTCGTATGGCGGTGCATTCGATGGCTTTGTGAAAATAAACGAGGCCGACCTGGCAAAGAAACTGAAAGTGTCGTTTAACGATATCGTTGCTCTGCTCAATAAACTGCAGTCGATCGAAATGCTTACCTATATTCAACAAACCGATCAGCCGCAGTTGCAGTACATTCGCCCGCGTGTTGATATGGACCATTTCGACCTGGATGTAAAATACCTCGCCTTGAGAAAAGAGATTATGTTAAAGCAAATCAATGCGGTTGTGGCTTATACTACATCGAACAAATGTCGGAGCGTGCAGTTGTTAAACTATTTTGATGAACATCACGCGGCAAAATGCGGTGTTTGTGATGTATGCCTGGCAGAAAAACGTGCAGAAAATGAAGTGCAGATTAATGATGAAATCGAATTTGAAATCGTTTCTTTACTCCAACATCAACCCTTAAGTTTAGATGAATTGGTACAGAGTATAAAACATGGCGCAGAAAATGAACGAATTGAGGCCATTCGCGAATTATTAGATGCAGGCAAGATTAAAACTGATGGGAAGAAGTATTATCTTTAG